From a single Georhizobium profundi genomic region:
- a CDS encoding DUF421 domain-containing protein: MDWSEMFFQNWSGIVRTVVVGSLAYASLVLFLRISGKRTLAKLNAFDLVVTVALGSTLSAIILQESIALAEGAIALALLILLQFLVTFMSVRSGRFASALRSEPALLARDGQFCSSAMKQERVTQDEALSAVRASGGNDIDEVAILILESDGTMSVVMRSK; the protein is encoded by the coding sequence ATGGATTGGTCGGAAATGTTTTTTCAGAACTGGTCAGGAATCGTCCGCACGGTTGTGGTCGGCTCGCTGGCATATGCGTCGTTGGTCCTGTTCCTGAGAATTTCAGGAAAGCGGACTCTTGCCAAACTCAACGCATTCGATCTCGTTGTCACAGTCGCGCTCGGTTCAACGCTGTCTGCCATCATTCTTCAGGAGTCCATTGCCCTCGCTGAAGGTGCAATCGCCCTTGCCCTGCTGATCCTCTTGCAATTCCTTGTCACCTTCATGTCCGTCCGATCGGGCCGCTTCGCCTCCGCACTCCGATCTGAGCCTGCCTTGCTTGCGCGGGACGGCCAGTTTTGCTCCTCGGCAATGAAGCAGGAACGCGTCACGCAGGACGAGGCACTGAGTGCTGTGCGGGCTTCCGGCGGCAACGATATCGATGAGGTTGCCATTCTTATTCTCGAAAGCGATGGCACCATGAGCGTTGTCATGCGCTCGAAATGA
- a CDS encoding DUF2254 domain-containing protein produces the protein MTSKLGWILRLLTRRLWFRSTLISLLAVVSALLAIFVGPYIPYEISASIGADAVDNILTIIASSMLAVTTFSVSSMVAAYSAATTNVTPRATKLLLQDATSQNVLSTFVGSFLFSLVAIITLSMGAYGEQGRVILFVVTIFVVLLIVVTLLRWIDYLTRLGRVGETTSAVEKDTAEALNNRHVQPYLGAMFLGDEADIPASAEPVNSTEIGYVQHIDMERLQEIAKDCETILYSLALPGTFVDTRRPLARIACEDEAIRSAVRNCYTLETERSFDQDPRFGMSVLAEIAQRALSPAVNDPGTAIDVIGRSVRLLTIWSEPTDRDAVRYPNVRMNSVKLGELFDDVFSPIARDSASLVEVHVRLQKALAALAALPDPRFRIEAARHSRLALLRSIPAMSLDEDRQAIDQAAAEVARYA, from the coding sequence ATGACGTCGAAACTGGGCTGGATCCTTCGGCTCTTAACGAGACGATTGTGGTTTCGTAGCACCCTCATTTCATTGCTGGCTGTGGTCTCGGCGCTACTTGCCATATTTGTGGGGCCTTATATTCCCTATGAAATATCCGCATCAATCGGCGCTGACGCGGTTGATAACATCCTGACGATCATCGCCTCGTCGATGCTTGCAGTAACCACGTTCTCTGTCAGTTCAATGGTGGCCGCCTATTCCGCGGCGACGACGAATGTGACACCACGCGCCACCAAGCTTCTGCTTCAGGACGCCACTTCGCAAAATGTCCTTTCGACTTTTGTGGGCTCATTTCTCTTCAGCTTGGTTGCGATCATCACGCTCTCGATGGGGGCTTACGGCGAACAGGGCCGCGTCATCCTATTCGTGGTGACGATATTCGTCGTACTGCTCATCGTCGTCACTCTCTTGCGCTGGATCGACTATCTGACACGCCTCGGGCGTGTCGGCGAAACGACATCGGCAGTCGAAAAAGACACGGCAGAGGCTTTGAACAACCGCCATGTCCAGCCCTATCTCGGCGCAATGTTTCTGGGAGACGAAGCCGACATCCCAGCGTCCGCAGAGCCGGTGAATTCCACCGAAATCGGCTATGTTCAGCACATCGACATGGAGAGACTACAAGAGATCGCCAAGGATTGTGAAACCATCCTCTATTCGCTTGCCCTACCCGGTACGTTTGTCGACACGCGACGACCCCTAGCGCGCATTGCATGTGAGGATGAGGCCATTCGCTCAGCCGTCCGCAATTGCTACACGTTGGAAACTGAACGATCTTTCGATCAGGATCCCCGATTTGGGATGTCTGTACTGGCGGAAATCGCGCAGCGCGCACTGTCACCCGCGGTCAATGATCCAGGCACTGCAATTGATGTCATTGGAAGAAGCGTTCGGCTGCTTACAATCTGGAGCGAGCCTACCGATCGCGACGCCGTCCGATATCCAAATGTCCGGATGAATTCTGTGAAGCTTGGAGAGCTGTTCGACGATGTTTTCAGCCCCATCGCACGAGACAGCGCGTCTCTGGTGGAGGTCCATGTCCGATTGCAGAAAGCTTTGGCGGCGCTCGCGGCTCTTCCCGATCCTCGATTTCGTATCGAAGCGGCTCGACACTCCCGGCTGGCTCTTCTCCGGTCTATACCGGCGATGTCTCTGGACGAAGACAGGCAAGCAATCGACCAGGCTGCGGCAGAAGTTGCGCGGTACGCATGA
- a CDS encoding SulP family inorganic anion transporter, producing the protein MTSLSAYRAQWFGNVRGDLLSGLVVALALIPEAIAFSIIAGVDPRVGLYASFSIAVLIAFVGGRPGMISAATAATAVLMVTLVRDYGLQYLLAATVLAGLLQILFGLLKLGALMRFVSRSVMTGFVNALAILIFMAQIPELVGVPNLTYVMVAAGLAIIYLFPYLTKAIPSPLVCIVVLTTLTIVFGLDVRTVGDMGNLPSTLPVFLIPDIPLTFETLMIILPYSAAVAVVGLLESMMTAQIVDDLTDTPSDRHQECIGQGIANTATGFIGGMAGCAMIGQSIINVKSGGRGRLSTFAAGILLLFMILVLGDLVSQIPMPALVAIMIMVSIGTFSWSSIVNLKDHPRSSSIVMLATVVTVVFTHNLAYGVLIGVLLSGIFFAWKIAQLFRVSSTPSDDGRHRTYTVDGQLFFASTEDFMAAFDFREVLEKVTIDVSRAHIWDISSVAALDMAVLKFRRDGADVEIVGMNKASETIADRLAIHGKPGDGLNLRN; encoded by the coding sequence ATGACCTCCTTGTCCGCTTACCGCGCGCAATGGTTCGGCAATGTGCGCGGCGACCTGCTTTCGGGCCTCGTCGTTGCCCTGGCGCTTATTCCCGAAGCCATCGCCTTTTCCATCATCGCTGGCGTCGACCCGCGGGTCGGCCTCTATGCCTCGTTTTCGATCGCCGTGCTCATCGCCTTCGTCGGTGGACGTCCGGGCATGATCTCGGCTGCCACCGCTGCGACTGCGGTGCTCATGGTCACGCTCGTGCGCGACTACGGACTTCAGTATCTGCTGGCCGCCACCGTTCTCGCGGGCCTGCTGCAAATTCTCTTCGGCCTGCTGAAGCTTGGCGCGCTCATGCGGTTCGTCTCGCGCTCGGTGATGACTGGCTTCGTCAACGCACTGGCGATCCTGATCTTCATGGCGCAGATTCCCGAGCTCGTCGGCGTTCCGAACCTGACCTATGTCATGGTCGCCGCCGGTCTCGCCATCATCTATCTGTTTCCGTATCTCACCAAGGCGATCCCATCGCCGCTGGTCTGCATCGTGGTGCTCACGACCTTGACCATCGTCTTCGGCCTCGACGTTCGAACCGTGGGCGACATGGGCAATTTGCCGTCGACCCTGCCGGTCTTCCTGATCCCGGACATTCCGCTGACCTTCGAGACCCTGATGATCATCCTGCCCTATTCGGCGGCAGTTGCGGTGGTCGGCTTGCTGGAGTCCATGATGACGGCGCAGATCGTGGACGATCTGACTGACACGCCATCAGATCGCCATCAGGAATGCATCGGCCAGGGCATTGCCAATACGGCCACCGGCTTCATCGGCGGCATGGCGGGTTGCGCCATGATCGGGCAGTCGATCATCAATGTGAAGTCAGGCGGACGCGGTCGGCTTTCAACCTTCGCAGCCGGCATCCTCCTCTTGTTTATGATCCTCGTGCTCGGCGACCTCGTCAGCCAGATCCCGATGCCGGCGCTCGTCGCCATCATGATCATGGTCTCGATCGGCACCTTCTCCTGGTCCTCCATCGTCAATCTCAAGGATCATCCGCGCTCCTCATCAATCGTCATGCTGGCGACTGTCGTTACCGTCGTCTTCACCCATAATCTTGCCTATGGCGTCCTTATCGGCGTGTTGCTGTCGGGCATCTTCTTCGCCTGGAAGATCGCGCAGCTGTTCCGTGTCTCCTCCACACCCAGTGACGACGGGCGCCACCGGACATATACGGTCGACGGTCAACTCTTCTTTGCTTCAACCGAAGACTTCATGGCGGCCTTCGATTTCAGGGAGGTGCTGGAAAAGGTCACGATCGACGTCTCGCGCGCCCATATCTGGGACATTTCGAGTGTCGCTGCCCTCGACATGGCTGTGCTGAAGTTCCGGCGCGACGGTGCCGACGTCGAGATCGTAGGCATGAACAAGGCAAGCGAGACGATCGCCGATCGCCTTGCCATTCACGGCAAGCCAGGAGATGGCCTGAACTTAAGAAATTAA
- a CDS encoding glycosyltransferase, with protein sequence MRKLLDGEWQMANDFSPNMILYHPKSIAAPYIASALDVPHVLASPVPGLTPTSAFPSPLLPFSSLGPFNRVSHSLAIHAAELLFARELKAWRKGTPGLDDQLKRKSRAGTLYAYSPAVLPKPDDWGPDVLVTGYWFLDEPGWQPDPDLEAFLDAGPPPVYFGFGSMPGLDPEKMTGIILDALAVTDKRGLLAVGGGAIDPGKMSDRAFFVKGAPHDVLLPRASAAVHHGGAGTTAASLRAGLPTQIIPFFGDQPFWGRRVEYLGAGPAPLDRKTLNAPLLAQALIAMDDPAMRSRANALGAAIRTDRGIETAIDFLERVGSRASKAS encoded by the coding sequence ATGAGGAAGCTGCTCGATGGCGAGTGGCAGATGGCGAACGACTTCAGCCCGAATATGATCCTCTATCACCCGAAGTCGATTGCGGCGCCTTATATAGCCAGTGCTCTCGACGTGCCGCATGTGCTGGCGTCCCCCGTCCCCGGCTTGACACCGACCTCGGCCTTCCCGTCGCCTCTGCTTCCCTTCTCGTCACTGGGCCCATTCAATCGGGTCAGTCATTCGCTCGCGATCCATGCGGCCGAACTGCTTTTCGCACGGGAGTTGAAGGCTTGGAGAAAAGGGACGCCTGGGCTTGACGATCAACTCAAGCGCAAGTCACGTGCAGGTACGCTTTACGCTTATAGCCCGGCAGTGCTTCCCAAGCCCGACGATTGGGGGCCGGATGTTCTGGTCACTGGCTACTGGTTTCTCGACGAGCCTGGCTGGCAGCCCGATCCGGATCTGGAGGCGTTTCTCGACGCTGGGCCGCCGCCGGTCTATTTCGGGTTCGGCAGCATGCCGGGGCTCGACCCGGAGAAGATGACCGGGATAATCCTCGATGCCCTCGCCGTGACCGACAAGCGGGGTCTGCTGGCGGTTGGCGGCGGCGCGATAGACCCCGGCAAAATGAGCGATCGCGCCTTTTTCGTCAAAGGTGCACCGCATGATGTGCTTCTCCCCAGAGCATCGGCGGCCGTCCACCACGGCGGTGCCGGGACGACCGCTGCCTCCTTACGGGCGGGCCTGCCGACACAGATCATCCCGTTCTTCGGGGACCAGCCCTTTTGGGGGAGACGGGTTGAATATCTGGGAGCCGGCCCTGCGCCTCTGGACCGAAAGACATTGAACGCACCCCTGCTGGCCCAGGCATTGATCGCGATGGACGACCCGGCGATGCGATCTCGGGCGAACGCGCTCGGTGCTGCGATCAGAACGGACCGTGGGATCGAGACGGCTATCGATTTCCTGGAGCGTGTAGGCTCCCGAGCAAGCAAGGCATCTTGA
- a CDS encoding ArsR/SmtB family transcription factor has protein sequence MAKHDPDLSLLFHALADATRRSMLARLAQGPARVTDLAEPTGLRLPTIMRHLAVLEEAGLISTSKDGRIRTCAIRPEAMEPARAWMEEQRAVWAARLDRLDAFVMDVMKERER, from the coding sequence ATGGCTAAGCATGATCCGGATCTTTCTCTGCTCTTTCACGCGCTGGCGGATGCTACGCGTCGTTCGATGCTGGCCCGATTGGCGCAGGGGCCGGCGCGGGTGACGGATCTGGCGGAGCCGACGGGGCTGCGGTTGCCGACCATCATGCGGCATCTTGCCGTGCTGGAGGAAGCGGGGCTGATCTCGACATCGAAAGATGGGCGCATCCGCACCTGCGCGATCCGGCCGGAGGCCATGGAGCCGGCCCGTGCCTGGATGGAGGAACAGCGGGCGGTCTGGGCGGCACGTCTGGATCGGCTCGATGCCTTCGTGATGGATGTGATGAAGGAGCGTGAACGATGA
- a CDS encoding SRPBCC domain-containing protein, whose product MTQSKTLETPTLPSEDRSGRFATLTFERVVSAPVATLWQAWTAPAARAVWAASMPSVTVEFVEADTRVGGREISLCKVAGEADTRCECGWLDLVTEVRSVNYEVVSREGATQSAALVTADFTDLGETSRVTVTVQLSSLAADMEDGHRAGFSAGLDNLAGTALRTMVLQKRIRAPRSVVWNAWMNPETLPLWWGPDGFSCRTARIDLRSRGEWVFDMIGPDGTIYPNHHRYGEILPQERFSYELLWGENGPKHADAWASFEEQDGSTLVTLGMVFSTQAEFQEARAFGAIELGHQTLGKLERFVGAL is encoded by the coding sequence ATGACACAGTCCAAGACGCTTGAGACGCCCACTTTGCCCAGTGAAGACCGTAGCGGCCGGTTTGCGACGCTGACTTTCGAGCGAGTGGTGAGCGCGCCGGTGGCCACCTTGTGGCAGGCCTGGACGGCGCCGGCCGCCCGTGCGGTCTGGGCAGCGTCGATGCCATCCGTGACGGTCGAATTTGTCGAGGCCGACACGCGCGTCGGCGGGCGCGAGATTTCGCTGTGCAAGGTGGCGGGGGAGGCGGATACGCGATGCGAATGCGGCTGGCTGGACCTCGTCACAGAGGTCCGCAGCGTGAATTACGAGGTGGTCTCGCGCGAGGGCGCAACGCAGTCGGCGGCGCTGGTCACAGCCGATTTCACCGATCTCGGTGAAACGAGCCGTGTCACCGTCACCGTGCAGCTCTCGTCGCTCGCTGCTGATATGGAAGACGGCCACCGCGCGGGGTTCAGTGCCGGCCTGGACAATCTCGCCGGCACCGCCCTGCGCACCATGGTGCTGCAGAAGCGTATTCGCGCGCCGCGCAGCGTCGTCTGGAACGCGTGGATGAACCCCGAGACACTGCCGCTCTGGTGGGGTCCCGATGGCTTCTCCTGCCGCACGGCACGCATCGATCTCAGGTCCCGCGGCGAATGGGTGTTCGACATGATCGGGCCGGACGGCACTATCTATCCCAACCATCATCGCTACGGCGAGATCCTGCCGCAGGAGCGTTTCTCCTACGAATTGCTCTGGGGCGAAAATGGACCGAAGCATGCCGACGCCTGGGCCTCGTTCGAGGAGCAGGATGGATCGACACTGGTGACGCTCGGCATGGTTTTCAGTACGCAAGCCGAGTTCCAAGAGGCTCGCGCCTTCGGTGCGATCGAGCTCGGCCATCAGACGCTTGGCAAACTCGAACGCTTCGTCGGCGCGTTGTGA
- a CDS encoding invasion associated locus B family protein gives MVRFKSAIKLTVMASLLSAGSAIAQINQNDGPLVAPIQPEPTVGLPEQAPAPAQPVPITPAPAATQPARSSTPPAAPPAETAEADSWQLECLERETESRLCQAILRSRVGEQIAMVLAIAKNPQDDAVSLQMALPLGIDIQRGAILTVDDFQETLMPSRCTAQGCLVETIASAELVDALMSGNAGGVRVFSTDGQTIDLPMSLRSAAAIFSEAGLD, from the coding sequence GTGGTGCGCTTCAAATCTGCAATCAAGTTGACCGTAATGGCCAGCCTTTTGTCGGCTGGCTCGGCAATCGCGCAAATCAACCAGAACGACGGGCCTCTTGTTGCACCTATTCAGCCAGAACCAACCGTCGGGCTTCCCGAACAGGCGCCCGCGCCAGCACAGCCCGTGCCCATAACGCCGGCACCCGCCGCAACACAACCTGCGCGATCCAGCACGCCGCCAGCGGCCCCTCCGGCAGAGACAGCCGAAGCAGATTCATGGCAGCTGGAATGCCTCGAACGCGAGACTGAATCCCGCTTGTGTCAGGCGATACTGCGCTCGCGCGTTGGCGAGCAGATCGCCATGGTGCTTGCTATTGCGAAGAACCCTCAGGACGACGCCGTGAGCCTCCAGATGGCGTTGCCGTTAGGTATCGACATCCAGCGTGGGGCAATCTTGACGGTCGACGACTTCCAAGAGACCTTGATGCCGTCGCGGTGCACAGCTCAGGGCTGCCTTGTAGAGACAATTGCTTCCGCAGAGTTGGTTGACGCGCTTATGTCGGGAAATGCCGGTGGCGTCCGCGTCTTCAGCACAGATGGCCAGACGATTGATCTGCCAATGTCGCTGCGGTCCGCAGCTGCCATCTTCTCGGAAGCCGGACTGGACTAG